One window of the Bos indicus isolate NIAB-ARS_2022 breed Sahiwal x Tharparkar chromosome 15, NIAB-ARS_B.indTharparkar_mat_pri_1.0, whole genome shotgun sequence genome contains the following:
- the ARAP1 gene encoding arf-GAP with Rho-GAP domain, ANK repeat and PH domain-containing protein 1 isoform X4 → MTKKEEPPASQVPRAVRVASLLSEGEDLSGDDQGDEDEDDYAYERVPNGDWHTSSLSSSLPSSLLTPELPPHPMDGLPVGPTPTPLVIKAGWLDKNPPQGSYIYQKRWVRLDANHLRYFDSNKDAYSKRFVPVACISRVAAIGDQKFEVITNNRTFAFRAESDAERKEWMQALQQAVAEQRARARVSSAYPLGVQGSEPHDHAGSLELRGFKNKLYVAVVGDKVELYKNLEEYRLGIGITFIDMSVGNVKEAADRRSFDLTTPYRIFSFSAESELEKEQWLEAMQGAIAEALSTSEVAERIWAMAPNRFCADCGAAQPDWASINLCVVICKRCAGEHRGLGAGISKVRSLKMDRKVWTETLIELFLQLGNAAGNHFWAANVPPSEALQPNSSPSARRCHLEAKYREGKYRRYHPLFGNQEELDKALCAAVTTSDLAETQALLGCGAGVNCFSGDPKAPTPLALAEQAGQTLQMEFLRNNRTTEAPRLDSVRPLEKHYSVILPTVSHSSFVYKTASAGKLLQDRRAREEFSRRWCVLSDGVLSYYENERAVTPNGEIRASEIVCLAVPTPDTHGFEHTFEVYTEGERLYLFGLETAEQAREWIKCIAKAFVPPLAEDLLARDFERLGRLPYKAGLSLQRAQEGWFALTGSELYAVFPEGPCEEPLQLRKLQELSVQGDSENQVLVLVERRRTLYIQGERRLDFMGWLGAIQKAAASSGDTLSEQQLGDSDIPVIVYRCVDYITQYGLTSEGIYRKCGQTSKTLRLLESLRLDARSVRLKEGEQHVDDVSSALKRFLRDLPDGLFTRVQRLAWLEASEIEDEEEKVSRYRELLARLPPVNRATVKALISHLYCVQCFSDTNQMNTHNLAIVFGPTLFQTDGQDYKAGRVVEDLISHYVVVFSVDEEELRKQREEVTAIVKMRVAGTASGTQHAGDFICTVYLEEKKAEAEQHVKIPASMTAEELTLEILDRRNVGIREKDYWTCFEVNEREEAERPLHFAEKVLPILHGLGTDSYLVVKKHQSMEAMLLYLASHVGETKHGMMKFREDRSLLGLGLPTGGFHDRYFILNSSCLRLYKEVRSQRPWSGAPETSHRPEKEWPVRSLKVYLGVKKKLRPPTCWGFTVIHETEKHEKQQWYLCCETQMELREWLATFLFVQHDGLVWPSEPSRVSRAAPEVRLGSISLIPLRGSENEMRRSVAAFSADPLSLLRNV, encoded by the exons ATGACCAAGAAG gaggagccccCTGCGAGTCAAGTCCCACGGGCCGTGCGTGTGGCCAGTCTGCTGAGCGAGGGGGAGGACCTGTCTGGAGATGACCAAGGGGATGAAGATGAGGATGACTATGCCTACGAGCGTGTCCCCAA TGGTGACTGGCACACCAGCAGCCTGAGCTCATCTTTGCCCAGCAGCCTCCTGACCCCTGAGCTTCCCCCGCACCCCATGGACGGGCTGCCCGTGggccccacacccaccccactGGTCATCAAGGCTGGCTGGCTGGACAAGAACCCCCCGCAGGG ATCTTACATCTATCAGAAGCGATGGGTGAGACTGGATGCCAATCACCTGCGATACTTTGATAGTAACAAG GATGCCTACTCAAAGCGCTTTGTCCCCGTGGCCTGCATCTCCAGAGTGGCTGCCATTGGGGACCAAAAGTTCGAAGTGATCACGAACAACCGGACCTTTGCCTTCCGGGCAGAGAGTGATG CGGAGCGGAAGGAGTGGATGCAGGCCCTGCAGCAGGCGGTGGCTGAGCAGCGTGCCCGGGCCCGCGTGTCTAGTGCTTACCCATTGGGTGTTCAAGGCTCAGAGCCCCATGACCATGCTGGCAGCCTGGAGCTACGTGGCTTCAAGAATAAACTCTATGTGGCCGTGGTCGGGGACAAAGTTGAGCTTTACAAGAATCTGGAG GAGTACCGCCTGGGCATCGGCATCACCTTCATTGACATGAGTGTGGGCAACGTGAAGGAAGCGGCCGACCGGCGGAGCTTCGACCTCACCACCCCCTACCGCATCTTCAG CTTCTCAGCCGAATCGGAGCTGGAGAAGGAGCAGTGGCTGGAGGCCATGCAGGGAGCCATCGCCGAGGCCCTGTCCACCTCGGAGGTGGCCGAGCGCATCTGGGCCATGGCCCCCAACAGGTTCTGTGCTGACTGTGGGGCTGCCCAGCCTGACTGGGCCTCCATCAATCTCTGTGTTGTCATCTGTAAGCGCTGTGCAG GAGAGCACCGTGGCCTGGGCGCTGGTATCTCCAAGGTGCGGAGCCTGAAGATGGACAGGAAGGTGTGGACGGAAACACTCATCGAG CTCTTCTTACAGCTGGGCAATGCTGCCGGGAACCACTTCTGGGCAGCCAACGTGCCCCCCAGTGAGGCCCTGCAGCCCAACAGCAGCCCCAGTGCCCGGCGGTGCCACCTCGAAGCCAAATACCGCGAGGGCAAGTACCGCCGTTACCACCCACTCTTTGGCAACCAGGAGGAGCTGGACAAG GCCCTGTGTGCCGCAGTCACCACCTCAGACCTGGCTGAGACCCAGGCACTCCTGGGCTGTGGGGCTGGGGTCAACTGCTTCTCAGGGGACCCCAAGGCCCCCACGCCCCTGGCTCTTGCCGAGCAGGCGGGACAGACACTGCAGATGGAATTCCTTCGGAACAACCGGACCACAG AGGCACCTCGGCTGGATTCAGTGAGGCCCCTGGAAAAGCACTACTCGGTTATCCTGCCAACTGTGAGCCACAGCAGCTTCGTCTACAAGACTGCTTCTGCAGGGAAGCTGCTGCAGGACCGCCGGGCTCGGGAAG AGTTCAGCCGACGCTGGTGTGTGCTTAGCGACGGGGTCCTGAGCTACTATGAGAATGAGCGGGCAGTGACCCCCAACGGGGAGATTCGGGCCAGTGAGATTGTGTGTCTGGCAGTGCCCACTCCTGACACCCATGG TTTTGAGCACACCTTTGAGGTGTACACAGAAGGAGAGCGGCTATACCTGTTTGGGCTGGAGACCGCAGAGCAGGCTCGTGAGTGGATCAAGTGCATTGCCAAG GCGTTCGTGCCTCCCCTGGCTGAGGATCTGCTGGCTCGGGACTTTGAGAGGCTTGGACGCCTTCCCTACAAAGCTGGCCTGAGCCTACagcgggcgcaggagggctggTTTGCCCTCACCGGCTCCGAGCTCTACGCTGTCTTCCCAGAAGGCCCCTGTGAGGAGCCACTGCAACTTCGGAAATTACAGGAGCTTT CCGTCCAGGGGGACAGTGAGAACCAGGTGCTGGTGCTGGTGGAGCGACGGAG GACGCTGTACATCCAGGGGGAGCGGCGGCTGGATTTCATGGGCTGGCTAGGGGCCATCCAGAAAGCAGCGGCCAGCTCCGGGGACACATTGTCAGAGCAGCAGCTGGGAGATTCGGATATCCCCGTGATTGTGTACCGCTGTGTGGACTACATCACGCAGTACG GCCTGACCTCCGAGGGCATCTACCGCAAGTGTGGGCAGACGTCAAAAACACTACGGCTGCTGGAGAGCCTACGGTTGGACGCTCGCTCTGTGCGCCTCAAGGAGGGCGAGCAGCACGTGGACGACGTCTCCTCCGCACTCAAGCGCTTCTTGCGAGATCTGCCCGATGGGCTCTTCACTCGAGTCCAGCGCCTAGCCTGGCTGGAGGCCTCAG agattgagGATGAGGAGGAGAAGGTGTCCAGGTACCGAGAGCTTCTGGCACGTCTGCCCCCAGTCAACCGGGCCACAGTGAAGGCTCTTATCAGCCACTTGTACTG TGTCCAGTGCTTCTCAGACACGAACCAGATGAACACGCACAACCTGGCTATTGTGTTTGGGCCCACGCTCTTCCAGACAGATGGGCAGGACTATAAGGCCGGCCGTGTGGTGGAAGACCTCATCAGCCACTATGTGGTGGTATTCAGT GTGGATGAGGAGGAGCTGAGGAAGCAGCGGGAGGAGGTCACTGCCATCGTGAAGATGCGTGTGGCTGGCACTGCTAGCGGGACCCAG CACGCCGGTGACTTCATCTGTACCGTGTACCTAGAGGAGAAGAAGGCGGAGGCAGAGCAACACGTCAAG ATCCCAGCATCCATGACTGCAGAGGAGCTTACCTTGGAGATCCTGGATCGCAGGAATGTGGGCATCAGGGAGAAGGACTATTGGACCTGCTTCGAGGTCAAcgagagggaggaggcag AGCGCCCCCTGCACTTTGCGGAGAAGGTGCTTCCCATCCTGCACGGGCTGGGCACAGACAGCTACCTGGTGGTGAAGAAGCACCAGTCCATGGAGGCCATGCTGCTGTACCTAG CCAGCCACGTGGGTGAGACCAAGCACGGCATGATGAAGTTCCGAGAGGACCGCAGcctcctgggcctgggcctgcccACGGGCGGCTTCCACGATCGCTACTTCATCCTCAACAGCAGCTGCCTGCGGCTCTATAAGGAGGTCCGG AGCCAGAGGCCATGGAGCGGGGCCCCTGAGACC AGTCACCGGCCTGAGAAGGAGTGGCCTGTCAGGAGTCTCAAAGTCTACCTGGGAGTGAAGAAGAAACTCCGGCCGCCCACCTG CTGGGGCTTCACGGTGATACACGAGACGGAGAAACACGAGAAGCAGCAGTG GTACCTGTGCTGTGAGACACAGATGGAGCTCCGGGAGTGGCTCGCCACCTTCCTCTTCGTGCAG CACGACGGCCTGGTGTGGCCCTCGGAGCCCTCACGCGTGTCCCGGGCAGCGCCTGAGGTCCGGCTGGGCAGCATTTCATTGATCCCCCTGCGAGGCAGTGAGAATGAGATGCGCCGGAGTGTGGCCGCCTTTTCTGCGGACCCCCTTTCT CTTCTCCGAAACGTCTGA